Proteins from one Cellulosilyticum lentocellum DSM 5427 genomic window:
- a CDS encoding amino acid ABC transporter permease: MDGFLDQLVNIAEYTKMMLPQMMEGLGVTLQVFALTLIFAIPLGILVAVCRLSRFKVLRKIMEFYILLMRGTPLLLQIIFIFFGFPILNIAIPRMPAALLAFSLNYAAYFAEIFRAGISSIDQGQYEGAEVLGLSKQDTFFRIILPQAFKRVLPPIANEVITLVKDTALVYAVGFDDLLKIGKTATNRDASLLPLVLVAVIYLLLILVLSKVLAAVEKKYDYYK; encoded by the coding sequence ATGGATGGATTTTTAGACCAATTGGTAAATATAGCAGAGTATACAAAGATGATGCTACCTCAGATGATGGAAGGCTTAGGGGTAACTTTGCAGGTATTTGCTTTAACATTAATTTTTGCAATTCCTTTAGGAATATTGGTGGCTGTATGTCGTTTATCTCGTTTTAAGGTATTACGCAAGATAATGGAATTTTACATACTCCTTATGAGAGGAACACCTCTTCTATTACAAATTATATTTATATTTTTTGGCTTCCCAATATTAAATATTGCCATTCCTCGTATGCCGGCGGCACTTTTGGCATTTTCTTTAAACTATGCAGCTTATTTTGCTGAGATTTTTAGGGCAGGTATTAGTTCCATTGATCAAGGACAGTATGAAGGAGCGGAAGTGTTAGGGTTATCTAAGCAGGATACCTTCTTTAGAATTATTTTGCCACAAGCTTTCAAACGGGTATTGCCTCCTATTGCAAATGAAGTTATCACACTAGTAAAGGATACGGCCCTAGTTTATGCTGTAGGTTTTGATGATTTACTTAAAATAGGTAAAACAGCTACTAATAGAGATGCAAGTCTTCTCCCACTAGTACTTGTAGCAGTAATTTACCTCCTACTTATCTTAGTTCTATCTAAGGTATTAGCAGCAGTTGAGAAGAAATATGACTATTATAAATAA
- a CDS encoding amino acid ABC transporter substrate-binding protein, translating into MRLKSLLKQVTTFSVVGLLAFGLAGCSVDNSVKESKETAATTDNQVSEGTDNQQAASNVLDKDTLIIGLDDTFAPMGFKDEKGEIVGFDVDLAKAVAEKLGKKIEFQPIDWSMKETELKSGNIDFIWNGYSITDERKEQVAFGTPYLKNRQIIITLADSPINTKADLKDKVVGAQTGSTAVDAIETEPEVLATFKDGKPVTYETNNDVLMDLEAGRLDAVVADEIIVKYYISKKGAEKYKILDEDFGEEEYGVGMRKEDTALVEAFNKAYAELKQEGKLAEISKTWFGDDITQ; encoded by the coding sequence ATGAGGTTAAAGAGCTTATTAAAACAAGTAACTACTTTTTCAGTAGTAGGTCTATTGGCATTTGGTTTAGCGGGTTGTAGTGTAGACAATTCAGTTAAAGAAAGTAAAGAGACAGCAGCAACAACTGATAATCAGGTATCAGAAGGTACAGATAATCAGCAAGCCGCAAGTAACGTACTTGATAAAGATACATTGATTATTGGATTAGATGATACTTTTGCACCTATGGGATTCAAAGATGAAAAAGGTGAAATTGTTGGCTTTGACGTTGATCTTGCCAAAGCGGTTGCAGAAAAGTTAGGTAAAAAGATAGAATTCCAACCTATTGATTGGAGTATGAAAGAAACAGAACTTAAATCAGGCAATATTGATTTTATTTGGAATGGCTATAGTATTACAGATGAAAGAAAAGAGCAAGTAGCATTTGGTACACCTTATTTAAAAAATAGACAAATCATTATCACTTTAGCAGATTCACCAATCAATACTAAAGCAGATCTAAAAGATAAAGTAGTTGGTGCTCAAACAGGGTCTACAGCAGTAGATGCTATCGAAACAGAACCAGAAGTATTAGCTACCTTTAAAGATGGTAAACCTGTTACATATGAAACAAATAATGATGTTTTAATGGACCTTGAAGCAGGACGTTTAGATGCTGTTGTGGCTGATGAGATTATTGTTAAGTATTATATTAGCAAAAAAGGTGCAGAGAAATACAAGATTTTAGATGAAGATTTTGGTGAAGAAGAATATGGTGTAGGTATGAGAAAAGAGGATACAGCTTTAGTAGAAGCTTTCAATAAAGCTTATGCAGAACTTAAACAAGAAGGTAAACTAGCTGAGATTTCAAAGACATGGTTCGGAGATGACATTACACAGTAG